A window of the Myripristis murdjan chromosome 15, fMyrMur1.1, whole genome shotgun sequence genome harbors these coding sequences:
- the papolg gene encoding poly(A) polymerase gamma isoform X2: MKEMSSNMPGGQQPPKHYGITSAISHAPPREIDHQYTKKLSDAMKPFGVFEDEDELNHRLAVLGKLNNFVKEWIAEISESKNLPPSAISNVGGKIFTFGSYRLGVHTKGADIDALCVAPRHVERTDFFQSFFEKLKQHEEIKDLRAVEDAFVPVIKFKFDGIEIDLLFARLALQAIPDNLDLRGDSILRNLDIRCIRSLNGCRVTDEILYLVPNKENFRLTLRAIKLWAKRRGIYSNMLGFLGGVSWAMLVARTCQLYPNAVAATLVHKFFLVFSKWEWPNPVLLKQPEDSNLNLPVWDPRVNPSDRYHLMPIITPAYPQQNSTYNVSTSTRTIMSEEFKYGLSVTDEILQGKAEWSKLFEPPNFFQKYKHYIVLTASASTEENHLEWIGLVESKIRVLVGNLERNEYITLAHVNPQSFPGSKENRNENDFVSMWFIGIIFKKVENAESVNIDLTYDIQSFTDTVYRQANNINMLKDGMKIEATHVKKKQLHQYLPPELVQKKKRSIAELNRSSNGGSSKRISLDSSHLDSSRDTDSGTPFSSPTPTSKPSKPASDTDDSVSPPKPLFVESCPPSGASPAAKDQGMSIPVIGTKPPSGNIKPNATSSPKEEPSPNGLEGPVNGTPAKRPHSPTQEDLAKRHKETDVVSSDDSAFKEPYPPSCDPHPHGDGPNITSLSGSKAKPIPTIDTSRTQRLPSMELPDASSPLPASNSCRVVKNSIKLALNRHK; the protein is encoded by the exons ATGAAAGAAATGTCCAG CAACATGCCTGGTGGGCAGCAGCCTCCGAAACACTACGGCATCACCTCTGCTATCAGCCATGCGCCGCCACGAGAAATCGACCACCAGTACACCAAGAAGCTCAGCGATGCGATGAAACCTTTCGGGGTGTTTGAAGACGAGGATGAACTGAACCACAG ACTTGCAGTTCTTGGGAAGCTGAATAACTTTGTCAAAGAATGGATAGCAGAGATAAGTGAATCAAAG AACCTTCCACCTTCTGCAATAAGTAACGTAGGGGGCAAGATATTTACGTTTGGTTCATACCGTCTTGGAGTGCACACAAAAG GAGCTGATATTGACGCCTTATGTGTGGCTCCACGTCATGTCGAGAGAACTGACTTTTTCCAGTCTTTCTTCGAGAAGTTAAAACAGCACGAAGAAATCAAAGACCTTAGG GCTGTGGAGGACGCTTTTGTACCAGtgataaaattcaaatttgacgGAATCGAG ATTGACCTGCTGTTTGCCAGACTGGCGTTGCAGGCCATTCCTGACAACCTGGACCTGCGGGGAGACTCCATCCTGAGGAACTTGGACATCCGTTGTATCCGCAGCCTCAACG GTTGCCGGGTGACTGACGAAATTTTGTATCTGGTGCCAAATAAAGAGAATTTTAGACTGACATTGAGAGCCATCAAACTATGGGCAAAAC GCCGTGGGATCTACTCCAACATGCTGGGTTTTCTGGGTGGAGTGTCCTGGGCCATGCTGGTGGCCAGGACCTGCCAGCTGTACCCCAACGCCGTGGCCGCCACGCTCGTCCATAAATTCTTCCTGGTGTTCTCCAAATG GGAATGGCCGAATCCAGTGCTGTTGAAACAGCCTGAAGACAGTAATCTGAACTTGCCAGTGTGGGATCCTAGA GTGAACCCGTCTGACAGATACCACCTGATGCCCATCATTACGCCCGCCTACCCGCAGCAGAACTCCACGTACAACGTCTCCACGTCAACACGCACCATCATGAGCGAGGAGTTCAAATACG GTCTCAGCGTCACAGACGAGATCCTTCAGGGGAAAGCAGAATGGTCCAAACTCTTCGAGCCACCCAACTTTTTTCAAAAGTACAA GCATTACATTGTTCTGACTGCCAGTGCGTCCACAGAAGAAAACCATTTAGAATG GATTGGTCTGGTGGAGTCAAAGATCCGTGTTTTGGTGGGAAATTTGGAGAGGAACGAGTACATCACTCTGGCCCACGTCAACCCCCAGTCCTTCCCGGGTTCCAAGGAGAACCGCAACGA GAACGACTTTGTGTCCATGTGGTTCATCGGGATCATCTTCAAGAAAGTGGAGAACGCCGAGAGCGTGAACATTGACTTGACATACGACATCCAGTCTTTTACAGACACTG TGTACAGACAAgccaacaacatcaacatgtTGAAGGACGGGATGAAGATCGAGGCGACGCATGTGAAGAAGAAGCAGCTCCACCAGTACCTTCCTCCCGAGCtggtgcagaagaagaagaga AGCATCGCAGAGCTGAACCGCAGCTCTAACGGCGGGAGCTCCAAGCGGATCTCCCTGGACAGCAGCCACCTGGACAGCTCCAGAGACACAGACTCAGGGACTCCCTTCAGCTCCCCGACCCCGACCAGCAAACCCTCCAAGCCTGCCTCAGACACAGACGACAG CGTCAGCCCTCCAAAGCCTCTGTTTGTGGAAAGCTGCCCGCCGTCTGGTGCCTCACCAGCTGCTAAGGACCAGGGCATGTCCATCCCTGTCATTGGCACAA AGCCACCGAGTGGGAACATAAAGCCCAACGCCACCAGCAGCCCCAAAGAGGAGCCGTCGCCAAACGGCCTGGAGGGTCCCGTCAACGGAACGCCGGCCAAGAGACCGCACTCGCCCACACAGGAGGACCTGGCCAAGAGGCACAAGGAAACAGAC GTGGTGTCCAGTGATGACTCCGCATTCAAAGAGCCATATCCACCATCCTGTGACCCCCATCCACACGGAGATGGACCTAACATT ACTTCTCTTTCTGGATCAAAGGCTAAGCCCATTCCAACCATTGATACCTCAAGAACACAG AGACTCCCCAGTATGGAGCTGCCGGACGCCTCCTCGCCCCTGCCAGCGAGTAACAGCTGTCGGGTGGTGAAAAATTCAATCAAACTGGCCCTCAACCGCCACAAGTGA
- the papolg gene encoding poly(A) polymerase gamma isoform X1 has translation MKEMSSNMPGGQQPPKHYGITSAISHAPPREIDHQYTKKLSDAMKPFGVFEDEDELNHRLAVLGKLNNFVKEWIAEISESKNLPPSAISNVGGKIFTFGSYRLGVHTKGADIDALCVAPRHVERTDFFQSFFEKLKQHEEIKDLRAVEDAFVPVIKFKFDGIEIDLLFARLALQAIPDNLDLRGDSILRNLDIRCIRSLNGCRVTDEILYLVPNKENFRLTLRAIKLWAKRRGIYSNMLGFLGGVSWAMLVARTCQLYPNAVAATLVHKFFLVFSKWEWPNPVLLKQPEDSNLNLPVWDPRVNPSDRYHLMPIITPAYPQQNSTYNVSTSTRTIMSEEFKYGLSVTDEILQGKAEWSKLFEPPNFFQKYKHYIVLTASASTEENHLEWIGLVESKIRVLVGNLERNEYITLAHVNPQSFPGSKENRNENDFVSMWFIGIIFKKVENAESVNIDLTYDIQSFTDTVYRQANNINMLKDGMKIEATHVKKKQLHQYLPPELVQKKKRSIAELNRSSNGGSSKRISLDSSHLDSSRDTDSGTPFSSPTPTSKPSKPASDTDDSVSPPKPLFVESCPPSGASPAAKDQGMSIPVIGTKPPSGNIKPNATSSPKEEPSPNGLEGPVNGTPAKRPHSPTQEDLAKRHKETDVVSSDDSAFKEPYPPSCDPHPHGDGPNITSLSGSKAKPIPTIDTSRTQRLPSMELPDASSPLPASNSCRVVKNSIKLALNRHNITPPKPPVFEGSLTTEVPPATEEKGMSIPVIGSKHMVPKHVAPPVGNSIPTLVSRGADPLNGAASKRPHSPSLEEQAKRLKETEKARIHIA, from the exons ATGAAAGAAATGTCCAG CAACATGCCTGGTGGGCAGCAGCCTCCGAAACACTACGGCATCACCTCTGCTATCAGCCATGCGCCGCCACGAGAAATCGACCACCAGTACACCAAGAAGCTCAGCGATGCGATGAAACCTTTCGGGGTGTTTGAAGACGAGGATGAACTGAACCACAG ACTTGCAGTTCTTGGGAAGCTGAATAACTTTGTCAAAGAATGGATAGCAGAGATAAGTGAATCAAAG AACCTTCCACCTTCTGCAATAAGTAACGTAGGGGGCAAGATATTTACGTTTGGTTCATACCGTCTTGGAGTGCACACAAAAG GAGCTGATATTGACGCCTTATGTGTGGCTCCACGTCATGTCGAGAGAACTGACTTTTTCCAGTCTTTCTTCGAGAAGTTAAAACAGCACGAAGAAATCAAAGACCTTAGG GCTGTGGAGGACGCTTTTGTACCAGtgataaaattcaaatttgacgGAATCGAG ATTGACCTGCTGTTTGCCAGACTGGCGTTGCAGGCCATTCCTGACAACCTGGACCTGCGGGGAGACTCCATCCTGAGGAACTTGGACATCCGTTGTATCCGCAGCCTCAACG GTTGCCGGGTGACTGACGAAATTTTGTATCTGGTGCCAAATAAAGAGAATTTTAGACTGACATTGAGAGCCATCAAACTATGGGCAAAAC GCCGTGGGATCTACTCCAACATGCTGGGTTTTCTGGGTGGAGTGTCCTGGGCCATGCTGGTGGCCAGGACCTGCCAGCTGTACCCCAACGCCGTGGCCGCCACGCTCGTCCATAAATTCTTCCTGGTGTTCTCCAAATG GGAATGGCCGAATCCAGTGCTGTTGAAACAGCCTGAAGACAGTAATCTGAACTTGCCAGTGTGGGATCCTAGA GTGAACCCGTCTGACAGATACCACCTGATGCCCATCATTACGCCCGCCTACCCGCAGCAGAACTCCACGTACAACGTCTCCACGTCAACACGCACCATCATGAGCGAGGAGTTCAAATACG GTCTCAGCGTCACAGACGAGATCCTTCAGGGGAAAGCAGAATGGTCCAAACTCTTCGAGCCACCCAACTTTTTTCAAAAGTACAA GCATTACATTGTTCTGACTGCCAGTGCGTCCACAGAAGAAAACCATTTAGAATG GATTGGTCTGGTGGAGTCAAAGATCCGTGTTTTGGTGGGAAATTTGGAGAGGAACGAGTACATCACTCTGGCCCACGTCAACCCCCAGTCCTTCCCGGGTTCCAAGGAGAACCGCAACGA GAACGACTTTGTGTCCATGTGGTTCATCGGGATCATCTTCAAGAAAGTGGAGAACGCCGAGAGCGTGAACATTGACTTGACATACGACATCCAGTCTTTTACAGACACTG TGTACAGACAAgccaacaacatcaacatgtTGAAGGACGGGATGAAGATCGAGGCGACGCATGTGAAGAAGAAGCAGCTCCACCAGTACCTTCCTCCCGAGCtggtgcagaagaagaagaga AGCATCGCAGAGCTGAACCGCAGCTCTAACGGCGGGAGCTCCAAGCGGATCTCCCTGGACAGCAGCCACCTGGACAGCTCCAGAGACACAGACTCAGGGACTCCCTTCAGCTCCCCGACCCCGACCAGCAAACCCTCCAAGCCTGCCTCAGACACAGACGACAG CGTCAGCCCTCCAAAGCCTCTGTTTGTGGAAAGCTGCCCGCCGTCTGGTGCCTCACCAGCTGCTAAGGACCAGGGCATGTCCATCCCTGTCATTGGCACAA AGCCACCGAGTGGGAACATAAAGCCCAACGCCACCAGCAGCCCCAAAGAGGAGCCGTCGCCAAACGGCCTGGAGGGTCCCGTCAACGGAACGCCGGCCAAGAGACCGCACTCGCCCACACAGGAGGACCTGGCCAAGAGGCACAAGGAAACAGAC GTGGTGTCCAGTGATGACTCCGCATTCAAAGAGCCATATCCACCATCCTGTGACCCCCATCCACACGGAGATGGACCTAACATT ACTTCTCTTTCTGGATCAAAGGCTAAGCCCATTCCAACCATTGATACCTCAAGAACACAG AGACTCCCCAGTATGGAGCTGCCGGACGCCTCCTCGCCCCTGCCAGCGAGTAACAGCTGTCGGGTGGTGAAAAATTCAATCAAACTGGCCCTCAACCGCCACAA CATCACCCCTCCCAAGCCCCCCGTGTTCGAGGGCTCCTTAACCACCGAGGTCCCGCCTGCCACCGAAGAAAAGGGCATGTCCATTCCTGTCATTGGCTCAA aACACATGGTGCCCAAACATGTGGCTCCCCCTGTTGGCAACTCTATCCCGACTTTAGTGAGCCGAGGCGCTGATCCGTTAAACGGCGCCGCCTCCAAGAGACCCCACTCTCCCTCGCTGGAGGAGCAGGCCAAGAGGCTGAAAGAGACGGAGAAGGCCAGAATCCACATAGCCTGA
- the papolg gene encoding poly(A) polymerase gamma isoform X3, translated as MKEMSSNMPGGQQPPKHYGITSAISHAPPREIDHQYTKKLSDAMKPFGVFEDEDELNHRLAVLGKLNNFVKEWIAEISESKNLPPSAISNVGGKIFTFGSYRLGVHTKGADIDALCVAPRHVERTDFFQSFFEKLKQHEEIKDLRAVEDAFVPVIKFKFDGIEIDLLFARLALQAIPDNLDLRGDSILRNLDIRCIRSLNGCRVTDEILYLVPNKENFRLTLRAIKLWAKRRGIYSNMLGFLGGVSWAMLVARTCQLYPNAVAATLVHKFFLVFSKW; from the exons ATGAAAGAAATGTCCAG CAACATGCCTGGTGGGCAGCAGCCTCCGAAACACTACGGCATCACCTCTGCTATCAGCCATGCGCCGCCACGAGAAATCGACCACCAGTACACCAAGAAGCTCAGCGATGCGATGAAACCTTTCGGGGTGTTTGAAGACGAGGATGAACTGAACCACAG ACTTGCAGTTCTTGGGAAGCTGAATAACTTTGTCAAAGAATGGATAGCAGAGATAAGTGAATCAAAG AACCTTCCACCTTCTGCAATAAGTAACGTAGGGGGCAAGATATTTACGTTTGGTTCATACCGTCTTGGAGTGCACACAAAAG GAGCTGATATTGACGCCTTATGTGTGGCTCCACGTCATGTCGAGAGAACTGACTTTTTCCAGTCTTTCTTCGAGAAGTTAAAACAGCACGAAGAAATCAAAGACCTTAGG GCTGTGGAGGACGCTTTTGTACCAGtgataaaattcaaatttgacgGAATCGAG ATTGACCTGCTGTTTGCCAGACTGGCGTTGCAGGCCATTCCTGACAACCTGGACCTGCGGGGAGACTCCATCCTGAGGAACTTGGACATCCGTTGTATCCGCAGCCTCAACG GTTGCCGGGTGACTGACGAAATTTTGTATCTGGTGCCAAATAAAGAGAATTTTAGACTGACATTGAGAGCCATCAAACTATGGGCAAAAC GCCGTGGGATCTACTCCAACATGCTGGGTTTTCTGGGTGGAGTGTCCTGGGCCATGCTGGTGGCCAGGACCTGCCAGCTGTACCCCAACGCCGTGGCCGCCACGCTCGTCCATAAATTCTTCCTGGTGTTCTCCAAATGGTGA